A part of Caldicellulosiruptor owensensis OL genomic DNA contains:
- a CDS encoding protein-glutamate methylesterase/protein-glutamine glutaminase: MVRVLVAEDSPLMRRVLIKILQKSPFIKVIDYATNGREAIEKVVSLRPDVVTMDVEMPVLNGLDALKTIMQTCPTPVVMISTLTQKGAEVTLKALSLGAVDFIPKPSVYSTDLESIENEIIHKVLNASKANVFVEKVETGVANRNKITSFSKKPLVRPNAIFIGVSTGGPKTLGEIIPYIKNDIGVPIFIVQHMPPNFTRQLASTLSEKSLLCIKEAEKGEIVKPNTVYIAPGGKQMEVTLSGGKTVINIVDGPDDLIYKPSVDYVGFSLARLYKDRLLAIMLTGMGNDGAKAFGFIKKLGGFIIAEDQSTAVIFGMPKAVIDQGIADLILPCTSIAGAINSIFLEK; encoded by the coding sequence ATGGTAAGAGTTTTAGTAGCAGAAGATTCCCCTTTGATGAGAAGGGTTTTAATAAAAATACTTCAAAAAAGTCCTTTCATAAAAGTAATAGATTATGCCACAAACGGGCGGGAGGCAATCGAAAAGGTTGTCTCCCTTCGCCCAGATGTTGTTACGATGGATGTTGAAATGCCTGTATTGAATGGTCTTGATGCACTAAAAACAATAATGCAGACGTGTCCAACACCTGTTGTAATGATATCAACACTTACACAAAAAGGGGCTGAGGTTACTCTAAAAGCTTTAAGCCTTGGTGCGGTGGATTTTATACCCAAACCTTCTGTTTATTCAACCGATCTTGAAAGTATAGAAAATGAGATTATTCACAAAGTTTTGAATGCGTCAAAAGCAAATGTGTTTGTTGAAAAAGTTGAAACAGGAGTTGCCAACAGAAATAAAATTACTTCATTTTCCAAAAAACCATTGGTAAGACCAAACGCTATATTCATTGGTGTTTCAACTGGTGGACCTAAAACTCTGGGCGAAATAATACCATATATAAAAAATGACATTGGAGTACCGATATTTATTGTTCAGCATATGCCGCCAAACTTTACACGACAACTTGCTTCAACACTTTCAGAAAAAAGTCTTCTGTGTATAAAAGAGGCTGAAAAAGGTGAGATAGTAAAACCAAACACAGTGTATATTGCACCGGGTGGCAAACAGATGGAAGTAACACTTTCTGGTGGTAAGACTGTTATAAACATAGTCGACGGTCCAGATGATTTGATATACAAACCTTCTGTTGATTATGTTGGATTTTCACTTGCTCGGCTTTACAAAGACAGACTACTTGCAATAATGCTGACAGGAATGGGGAACGACGGCGCAAAAGCCTTTGGTTTTATTAAAAAGCTTGGTGGTTTTATAATAGCAGAGGATCAGTCAACGGCTGTCATATTTGGTATGCCAAAAGCTGTGATAGATCAAGGGATTGCTGATTTGATTTTACCCTGCACAAGTATTGCGGGGGCTATAAATTCTATCTTTTTAGAAAAATGA